A single region of the Candidatus Manganitrophaceae bacterium genome encodes:
- a CDS encoding (2Fe-2S)-binding protein, producing MSYSDPQSPLVRIEVDGAAHPVPEGITVIQAMWKIGRPMIHGVGCLGGVCGACPITYRLPDQLTSKTALACQTAVRDGMAITFIPSDSSKKAIALIPAAPPNQKTLFQYYPETRRCTACRACSSVCPQEIDVMGGVRAAINGDLSNVAEKFTSCVMCGLCAAVCEVQIRPHRVGMYARRLTGAFYPKEATRLLQRIEEVRSGKYESAWNQLLSADDAALSKYCSSEEAAQKLAS from the coding sequence ATGTCCTATTCTGATCCCCAATCTCCCCTGGTCCGCATCGAGGTCGATGGCGCCGCGCACCCCGTTCCGGAAGGGATCACCGTTATTCAAGCGATGTGGAAGATCGGGCGGCCGATGATTCACGGCGTCGGCTGTCTCGGCGGCGTCTGCGGCGCTTGTCCAATCACCTATCGCCTTCCCGATCAGCTTACTTCAAAAACGGCGCTCGCCTGCCAAACGGCGGTTCGCGACGGGATGGCGATCACCTTTATCCCCTCCGACAGTTCAAAAAAAGCCATTGCGCTGATTCCAGCAGCGCCGCCGAATCAGAAGACCCTCTTTCAGTATTACCCGGAGACCCGCCGCTGCACCGCCTGCCGCGCCTGCAGCTCGGTCTGCCCGCAGGAGATCGACGTGATGGGGGGGGTGCGGGCGGCGATTAACGGCGATCTCTCCAACGTCGCGGAGAAGTTCACCAGCTGCGTGATGTGCGGGCTTTGCGCCGCGGTCTGTGAAGTCCAGATCCGGCCACACCGGGTCGGGATGTATGCCCGCCGGCTGACCGGCGCCTTTTATCCAAAGGAGGCGACCCGCCTGCTCCAACGGATTGAGGAAGTCCGGTCGGGAAAATATGAATCGGCCTGGAATCAACTCCTTTCGGCCGACGATGCGGCGCTGTCGAAGTATTGCAGCTCTGAGGAAGCCGCTCAGAAGCTGGCAAGCTGA
- a CDS encoding (2Fe-2S)-binding protein gives MPTTESTEKTNWVTVEIMGKKYQVPQGITLIQAMWHTGHKITRGIGCLGGVCGACSTLYRTKGSFELKQGLGCQLIVEEGMSFSLSAPFPVQKPIYKMEEITDPKQDLFKYFPEAALCRNCNACTEACPQGIDVRTGIWKAVFGDFQEASNLFLSCVMCSLCVPVCIAEISSNQVGLYVRRAQGAFFTPKPPQLSSRIEEIQGGKYEADWEKLMKMSEEELKTCPIT, from the coding sequence ATGCCGACGACGGAATCGACAGAGAAGACGAACTGGGTCACCGTAGAGATCATGGGGAAGAAGTATCAGGTTCCCCAGGGGATCACGCTGATTCAGGCGATGTGGCATACCGGCCACAAGATCACCCGCGGGATCGGCTGTCTCGGCGGCGTCTGCGGCGCCTGCTCGACCCTCTATCGGACCAAAGGGAGCTTTGAACTGAAGCAGGGGCTCGGCTGCCAGCTGATCGTCGAAGAGGGGATGTCGTTCTCCCTCTCCGCGCCGTTTCCGGTTCAGAAGCCGATTTACAAAATGGAAGAGATCACCGATCCGAAACAGGACCTCTTCAAATATTTTCCGGAAGCGGCCCTCTGTCGAAATTGCAACGCCTGCACCGAGGCCTGTCCGCAAGGGATCGACGTCCGAACCGGCATCTGGAAGGCGGTCTTCGGCGATTTTCAAGAGGCATCGAATTTATTTCTCTCCTGCGTGATGTGCAGCCTCTGTGTTCCGGTCTGTATCGCGGAGATCTCTTCCAACCAGGTCGGCCTTTATGTGCGGCGCGCTCAGGGCGCTTTCTTCACCCCCAAGCCGCCTCAGCTCTCCAGCCGGATCGAAGAGATTCAAGGGGGCAAGTACGAGGCCGATTGGGAGAAGCTGATGAAGATGTCCGAAGAGGAGCTCAAGACCTGCCCGATCACCTGA
- a CDS encoding aconitate hydratase, whose product MSTEMIKTLYQSMPDRLAAARKKFGRPLTLTEKILVAHVDDFETQTWDRGKAQLALRPDRVAMQDATAQMAMLQFMQAGKKTAAVPSTIHCDHLIRAQSGAKEDIDRAINENKEVYNFLASAAKKYGIGFWKPGAGIIHQVVLENYAFPGALIIGTDSHTPNGGGLGAMAIGVGGADAGEVMAGLPWEVLHPKLIGVRLTGSLTGWTSAKDVILYLCGLLTTKGGTNKIVEYFGPGVETISATGKGTIANMGAELGATTSIFPYDQKMAAYLKITEREEWAKLADANKALLTADPEVLQSPEKYYDQVIEINLSELEPHVVGPHTPDLARPISKLAAEAKEKGYPIQLKAALIGSCTNSSYEDISRSAHIAKQGLKAGLKAKAQFLVTPGSERIYHTMKRDGFMQTFEEMGATVLANACGPCIGQWKREDVKKGESNSIISSFNRNFHGRNDGIAETLSFLSSPEIVTAMAFAGDLTFDPVKGTLTAADGTRIQFEPPRGEELPAKGFAKGEEGFIAPAENGDKLTVDLPPTSERLQILQPFPKWDGKDFSKLPLLLKAKGKCTTDHISPAGPWLKFRGHLDKISDNMFLGANNAFTTEAGKANNVLTGESNLTPAQVARQYLAKGVGSVVIGDENYGEGSSREHAAMSPRFLGVKVVITKSFARIHETNLKKQGILPLTFANPKDWESFEQNDRVSITGLSQLAPGKAVDVVIHKADGKEIKVQANHSMTAQQIEWFKAGSALNALNA is encoded by the coding sequence ATGTCTACCGAAATGATTAAAACGCTATACCAATCGATGCCGGACCGTCTGGCGGCGGCGCGCAAGAAGTTCGGCCGCCCACTGACCCTCACCGAAAAAATCCTGGTCGCCCACGTCGATGATTTCGAGACCCAGACATGGGATCGGGGAAAGGCGCAGTTGGCGCTCCGGCCCGACCGGGTCGCGATGCAAGATGCGACCGCCCAGATGGCGATGCTGCAGTTCATGCAGGCGGGGAAGAAGACGGCGGCCGTTCCGAGCACGATTCACTGCGATCATCTGATCCGGGCACAGAGCGGGGCGAAAGAAGACATCGATCGCGCCATCAACGAGAATAAAGAGGTTTATAACTTCCTGGCATCGGCGGCGAAGAAGTACGGGATCGGGTTCTGGAAGCCGGGGGCCGGGATCATCCACCAGGTCGTCCTTGAGAATTACGCGTTTCCCGGCGCCTTGATCATCGGGACCGATTCCCACACCCCGAACGGCGGCGGACTCGGCGCCATGGCGATCGGTGTCGGCGGGGCCGATGCCGGCGAGGTGATGGCCGGTCTTCCGTGGGAAGTGCTCCATCCGAAGCTGATCGGCGTCCGTCTGACCGGGAGCCTCACCGGGTGGACCTCGGCCAAAGATGTGATCCTCTACCTCTGCGGTCTGTTGACGACCAAGGGTGGAACCAACAAAATCGTCGAATACTTCGGGCCGGGCGTCGAAACGATCAGCGCCACCGGGAAGGGGACGATCGCCAACATGGGGGCCGAGCTTGGGGCGACCACCTCGATCTTCCCGTATGACCAGAAGATGGCGGCCTATCTGAAGATCACCGAGCGGGAGGAGTGGGCGAAGCTGGCCGACGCGAATAAAGCGCTGTTGACCGCCGATCCGGAAGTCCTCCAATCGCCGGAGAAATATTATGACCAGGTGATCGAGATCAACCTCTCGGAGCTCGAGCCGCATGTCGTCGGCCCGCACACCCCCGACCTCGCCCGTCCGATTTCGAAGTTGGCGGCCGAAGCGAAGGAGAAGGGCTATCCGATCCAGCTCAAAGCGGCTCTCATCGGCAGCTGCACCAACTCTTCGTATGAAGACATCAGCCGGTCGGCCCACATCGCCAAGCAGGGATTGAAAGCGGGTCTCAAGGCCAAAGCGCAGTTTCTCGTCACCCCCGGCTCCGAGCGGATCTATCACACGATGAAGCGGGACGGCTTCATGCAGACCTTCGAAGAGATGGGGGCGACCGTTCTGGCGAATGCCTGCGGACCATGCATCGGCCAGTGGAAGCGGGAAGATGTGAAGAAAGGGGAGTCGAATTCGATCATCTCTTCCTTCAACCGGAACTTTCACGGCCGAAACGACGGAATCGCCGAGACCCTCTCCTTCCTCAGCAGCCCGGAGATCGTGACGGCGATGGCCTTTGCCGGCGACCTCACCTTCGACCCGGTGAAGGGGACATTGACCGCCGCCGACGGCACCCGGATCCAGTTCGAGCCGCCCCGGGGTGAAGAGCTTCCTGCCAAGGGGTTTGCGAAAGGGGAAGAAGGATTTATCGCTCCCGCGGAAAACGGCGACAAGCTCACCGTCGATCTTCCGCCGACCAGCGAGCGGCTCCAGATTCTGCAGCCGTTCCCCAAATGGGACGGGAAAGATTTCTCCAAGCTCCCGCTCCTGCTTAAGGCGAAGGGAAAGTGTACGACCGACCATATCTCACCGGCCGGTCCCTGGCTGAAGTTCCGCGGGCACCTCGATAAGATCAGCGACAATATGTTCCTCGGCGCCAACAACGCCTTTACCACGGAGGCGGGGAAGGCAAACAATGTTCTGACCGGCGAATCGAACCTCACCCCGGCGCAGGTGGCGCGTCAGTATCTGGCCAAAGGGGTTGGATCGGTCGTGATCGGCGATGAAAATTACGGCGAAGGAAGCTCCCGCGAGCATGCGGCGATGTCGCCCCGATTCCTCGGGGTGAAGGTCGTCATCACCAAGAGCTTTGCCCGGATCCATGAGACAAACCTCAAGAAGCAAGGGATCTTGCCGCTCACCTTTGCGAACCCGAAAGATTGGGAGAGCTTCGAGCAGAACGACCGGGTGAGCATTACCGGTCTCTCGCAACTGGCCCCCGGCAAAGCGGTCGATGTGGTGATTCACAAAGCCGACGGCAAGGAGATCAAGGTCCAGGCGAATCACAGCATGACGGCGCAGCAGATCGAGTGGTTCAAAGCGGGATCGGCGCTCAACGCGCTGAACGCCTAA